In the genome of Megalops cyprinoides isolate fMegCyp1 chromosome 18, fMegCyp1.pri, whole genome shotgun sequence, the window tacatattatccatttcaCCAGCATAATAGTCCCTAAAGCAGCTCAGATTAAGTACCTTActcatgggtacagcagcagtgcggtCTCCCTTTACCGGCCTATTCCTTTCCCCATATGCTGCACTGCACCCACATGACATTATGGCTGTCATTACTGATTAACATTATTGAAATCTTTAGCGGGACAAGAAGAGCTGCACCCGtaaaaaattacagtatgtTGTAAAAGTAGTAATATCATTTTTACCTTTCCGTACTGAGTGTAATAAATGTGCCAGAATACAGAGCATGCTCCCATCTCTATCTCCCCATGCCCATGTTTAATCTTACTCTTTTTACTTCCATACAGAAACTCGTTAAATTGTGGAAGTAAAATTCCTTCATCTTATCAGTCTGTATTAGATGAGTGTAAATGCTAGGGTACCATTTATGCATCACTCTCTAAGTCTCAGTATTGTTCAGCGTGACCATACAGTACtagattaaattaattttagacCAATAATTAGGAAGAGAATCACATTTTTAGAGACTTACCGTGTATACAAACCCCTCTGGGCAGGGCTGTTCATACTGGTACACTTTGTAGACGACCAGGAACACGACACACACCAAGAAAGCCAGCGCACAGATCACCAAGAGGGTCAcctgaggaaaaacagaagcacacaaacatttcCTGGGAAAAACACCCAACCATGGTCCTCCATGCACAGAAATAAGCTGAAACATCAGGAAGATGCACAATTGGGTATAGCGTAATATCTATAAGCACCAAAACGCTACATACTACTTGTAATTGTCATCAGGTACAATTGTTGCCTAcatactgtttaaaatgtaaagacagacaTATGATTTATGCAGCACAATATGAAGAGATATGGCATATAAACCAAGTCTGTCTCCATGCGCCCCTACATTCTCACCAttttcaaagagaaaacacaatttataaattataaacGAAACTATCAAATGAACCATTTTAATGCcgacatgtttttttctcctgttctcCTACTACCCAACTGTTTTTAAGTATGATTGGCAGCcataaacaaatgaaaccaTAGAATGAGTATAATTTAAATGGAACgaacaattataatgataagcATATCCACAAGGTTAAAAGACAATAATATgaacagagacagcaggggtTTATGTAACACCTTCACTCATAATTCTgctgaatgaaatgtgaatgagaAAACCAACAACACAGTGATTCAAAAACCAGAATCCACACAGTGCTCCATCTGAGTTCAACTGTCTTTGACACATTCATTTTAGTGCATcttatacacacatgcatttggCTGGCAGGCCCTGGCCTCCCAGATAACatgtttcattcaaattcatctcataaaatattttaatactcCAGTACACGTAAAGGTGTAAACAAAACACATCTTTTCAAAATATCAGCAGGTGAACAGCAGTTCTTGTTGCtttgttctgaaaatgttgATTTCAAAGGGAATTCTGAATCTAGTTATCAGACCAGGaggaaactgaatgaaaaggCTGGAAACACTcaaaaacttttatttattttttatctggTGGAAAGTGTTTTGTATAACTGGAATGGAgggaacaaatgcaaatgcatcatTACAATAACACTGCTCCTGTATCTGGACTGCTTGTTATACATTTGCTTTGAGGTTTTATctcatttatgaaatattcataaaatgtaatggGAAATCTTGAAATGTCTCTCAACaacccaaacccaaacacaGCCTAATTTTCACCCAGTCTTAGTCACTTGCTTTTCCACAGTGAATTAATGATGTTTTTGTATAAACACACATAGAATAATTTACGGCTGAAAGCTGTCTGCAACCGCATCATTTCATtacttacatttattatttacattattacttGGTTTCTCCGAGACAGAGGATTTGCAAAGAGAAATGGTCTTAAGAGTGTAACTTTCTAAATCTGATTTTATCTGATATCAGCACATGATGACACTGACAGTGaacattgttttgaaaaatcccagaattcccccCTTTTCTGTTTCCTCAGACGTGACAATCCAGCTTTGTGGCAAGTTGTGCTGAGGTTATTTCTCAAATAAATGTGGCTATACATTTGCTTATGGAAGGCTTAGAAAACAactttgatatttttcaaacattgcAAATGTTCTCctgaaaatgtactttaaatggtaaatattgtttttaattacagtgcCACTTATATACTTATATGCATTACTGATATAAGAATAAATATCATATCATAGAAATAGTCAAAAAGTGATTCTCAACAGGAATTAACTTTTTAGGTTGTTTTGAGGttgattttatgtttgtaaGAATTTAATTGAGGATGTTGACTGGGCAATGACATTGTAACTTTaaatattattcaaatatttcaaatcaaatcattCTATGTGTGAAGAATTTAGTTATGTTTATTTCTTAatcaaagaagagaaaaatgtttcaaacaaaaatccatTCTATTATCCATTCTACTTGCAATGTCCACTTTCAAGAATAAGATCTCCTGAGGTGGATGCAAGTGATGAGTACATGGTAATTATCTTTCTGCTCATGTTTTTATACTGCTCTGGTGCTCCTCTTTGCCGGTGAATAGGAATCTGCACTGCGTTGAATTTGGTTATTTCACTCAGACTGACAACAATGTCCTTCACAGCTCTGGGAAGAGCATCCTCTGCATTGACCATGGCACATTTTGCTCAGTAAGTCTGTCGGAATGTAAAGAACTGCTAATTACTTACCAGCATGGGGGACGCCACTTAAACAACTGGTTAGTCCCTCAGCACAGGACAGAGGACCCATCATGCCTTGCACTATGCCATGCCAGATCACTCGCCTCCAGACCTCCCCCAGAGCTGGCCTGGCGCCAGGCCAGACTGGTACAATTCACAACTGTCATAGGCAGCTATTGCCTTCATGCTGTTAGATGCACACGGCTCCGGGTAGTACTGGGGTGGGTCTGTCATTCTGAGGGTGcccagtaggtggcagtattAAACTCTGGCATGGCTCATTTTGTGTGGAATGCTTGTGAGCCCCCAGGTTTCAGGGCAGCCACTTCAGCAACAAGGCCATACAGCCAGTTCATTAACTGTGGTGCTGCTATCATGGCTGTCAGCCCCAGCAGCCTTTGTCCTCCAACCAATTCCATATAACAACATTCATCAAAACAAGGACAAGCTAACAATACAAGGACTTCATGTGCACGGCCCTATGCCTGTatctcttcttctttctttctctttgaaaaacatttcactccAGAAGTAATGTCTGGTCGCTTTTTGGATAGTCCAAATAGCAAATTGCTTATTCCTGAGGCCACAGTGTGAACCTTACTTTAACAAACTGTAATAGGAGTGGTGCTTTTATGTTCATTCCTGTGTTGATATTAGCAGCAGGGCACAGAGAAGCGGGTCTCCATTTTATCTGACTTGACAAGCATAGATCTTTTCCGTTAGGGACTTTGCTTTGATGAAAACTGAGGCCTagggaaaaaatgcagtataCAGAAAGAATCTTTCCTTTCAAAAGAACTCCTTCCTCTTTTATCTAACTACTGACAATAATCTTGGTTGCAGTCAGCTATTTTTAAGGTGCTGCTTGATTTATGGaatatgaatacaaatacataaaagcaATGCAAGTCCACAGACAGAGATTAAGTGCTGCAGGTCTTTTAACAGAAATGTTAATGATCACAATGTCTGTTAAAAACTTGTAGAATAGAAAATGGTGAGTTAAATCACAAGCAGCTCCAAGTACAAATGTCTGCAGTTTCCATCAGGACACAGTGTGCAACAAGATGCTGAAGACCAGCAACAGAAAACCATCCAACGGCATTCACACTGAATCACTTCTTCCTACTGAGCTGATTGCGGCATCTGCTTGAAATAAACAGTGCCATATGGTCCGAGATCGTTCAGCCCCAGGCAGTACACGATGGCTGGCGTCACAAGTTAAAAGGACAAACGGGTCTGAAGTGCTAAACGTTAGCGTTTTCCTCTTGAACTGCGTGCACCTCGGGCCAAGGCACGCTGGGAAGAATCAGGACAGCCTGACAGGGAGGATTGGATCTGGAATGCATTCcagctgcccccctccccaacctccCTCCTTTGCCCCACTCACTCTCCTGAGCAGCATAGTCCTCTGATCAGTGCTGGCCAGATCAGTGGCTGCTCCCAACACCTTCTGTGAGCCCACATCACCGGTCAGTGTAGCCAAGAGACGTAAGGAGTGAGGGAGTGTTTGGACCGGAAACCAAGGCCTATGAGGCTTGCAATGAAATATGTATCACTtcctgctggtgtgtgtgctgaagTTGCCACTGATGGCAAACTGATGTTAACTCACTCAGCCAGTGGGTTCTACCTCACACTTGGGAGCCACGGTATTACAGAACACAACCCAAGCACTTCAAGCATGGCCAAGTTACTGGATAATTAATGCAGTGAAATGCTTACAGCCGCACTTCTTGTGCAATGTCCTGCTCCCGTTGCCTTGTGGGTAACACAAGACTGTTTTAACTACCAGCTGTGCAATATCCTACAATAAATTTCAAAACACTGCTATATTTCTAAATTTATTCTAAAAACATCCCCTACACAATGAAGTCAGCTGCAAgatttaaaacacaacaaacacttAAATCAACCAAAGCTGTCATtactaatttacatttattaatttaaaaatgcagtctaAATACTACTTATTTTtgactgctgctctctgtgtaaATTGTTCTCAAATCAAGCAAGGAAATAACTTGTTTTATTAAGCTCAATCAATTTTTGATTTGAACTAAAGGAAAAAGATTATAACCAATTTTGCAAACGAAACACCACAAAACAGTACAATGCAATATTGGCCAAATGTATTTGAAATCGCAACAAAGTCCACTAACAAAGACGCACAAATCTCAGCTGACAATCTGATTCTCGGCTCCTCCATTTAAAGGAAGGTCACATGTTCCAGGGGAAACTGATTAAATGCTCCACAAAGGTCCCGCCACAGCAGACGCTGAATATATGAACCGCCTGAGGGGCACTTTCAATTACCATACATTAGTGCCCAGCAtggaagaatgaaaaaaggCTTCAGATGGAGAAGCCAGCTGCCAGCGGAGTACACATActacgtacacacacacacacatacacacaggcccaaacacacaaaaacactgcattctCTGCCCTCTAGTTCAGGAGATCTGAAATCACAGACATGCTGCAAGCTGCACACCTTTAACAAAGAATGATGAATGAAGTGTGTATGGCAAGCAGAGGCCGAGACAGAAAATCCTGTACTGCGCATGCGCCCAGTACTCCTGTTTCCCTCTCAGCATCCTTATCCCCTGAGACCACTCTCCTCTACAAGCTTCTGCTCATCCGGTTACCTGGCAACATAACATAGCAACCTAACAGTATGGGTTCTATCTGTTCAACGCAACAGAGTGGAATCGGTGGGTACTGTCACTCCACCAAGTGTTTCAGTTCCCGTTCAGTGCAACCTTCAAATAGCCTATGCTCCCTTTCATTCAAAATCTTCACTGATTTCTCTCCTGTTTTGCTATTGCAGTTTTAGCAGGGGAAAACTAACACATTATAAGaatgacaaacaaaatgcatgtcCATATCAAGTGACTGTCTATGTCTGTTGTCCAGCTACCCACTATTCAAAAAGCAGCATTAAATACTTGTCCTGACATTTCCCAAGATGGAAATATTTAATGGATAAGGGGCAAAACACGTGTTAAATGGATGCTCTTTTAAGTGCTTCTGGAACatttagatagatagatagatagatagatagatagatagatagatagatgtcTTACTTTAAGTCGCTCGGATACGCCTTCGATGACGCTTATTGTGAATTCGGCAATTTTAGGCGAACGGAATGGGCCTTTTTTATGATCACCGTCGTAGTCTGTTTTGGTCTTCACAACCACCTAAAAGAGGCAAAAACACGCATTGGTAGCACATTTATTTGGCGAGACATGATTTATTACCATCTTTAATCATTTGTGCATCCCTTTAGTGGTCAAATTAAATTGGGGACTTGAGGTCTTTCATTCTGAGTACAAATCCAATACGACAAAGCACGGTAGACCGTTACTTCAACGACCATAGGTTTTTCGTCACTCCTCGACTTCACGTGTTTCTTGCAGCCATGCAGAGCCGACAGCTCAAAACCAGATTGCTGCAGTATCTTAAAGACAAACATGTTCGCGAAGAATAACCGTGCAGCATCTTAGCTCATATTCACTAAATTGGTCAAGGGTTTATTTTCTTCCCAATAATTATTGGCAcgaaatgtttttattgaactGCTTTGATTATGCTTTATAATTAATTGTGGTGCTGGCTAAATATCGTATCGTCACTGGCTGCTTGGGAAACTAATTAGCTTataacaaacatacacatacaaacaaaatccGGCGTATTTACCTCTAGTTTACAAACATACAATGCACAACAATATGAATCAGTCTAATTTAGCCTATCTTATATCCATATCAACATATATCAATATTCATATCTTTAAACAAAATGCAGatttcaaatgtatattttatcgAAGCGAAGCAATAAAAACTCGATAAAacagtataaaatgaaaatttaaaaatctcaCCTTGTCGGGAGGGGGAAACTGCAGTTGATTGACATCTAGAGGTGTTATGAGGGGAATGGTGTCGAATCCATCTTCAGAGACGGGCTTCGCGTTATTCTTTTCACAAAAATTGTTTCCcaatttcaccatttttttcaGGCTATGTGACCCCTTGTGATGTATAATCTGCTTTGGGGAgaagacaaaaaatatgaaagaagaCTTCGACATTGTGTCGGTTGCGCGTGTTTATTATGAATAACATAACGGATGTTTATGATAGCGGTTAATTATATCGTAATGCTTCACCAATGAATGTCTTACCACATAATCCATGACAGGTTCATATAGCATGTCTTTTCTAATTGGAATGCATATCACTAACCCCAAATATGTGGCCATGGGACGTAAATTCATATGCAATATCCACATGAACatacaatatgcattttaaataggaaaataaatacacacatacgtCTAATTATAATCAAATTGTCTTCATAACATGTTCCGTTTCGAGGCGAGgacatatacattattttagGTGTATACATCTTGGCATAGCAGTAATTCATAAAGATGCTCAGCTTAATTATCTTAATGTTGTAGCAAAACAGACgctataatttatttttccgTCCCTAGTCCCAAAACCTGCTTTTTATATAAACACTTACCTTTGCGATGAAAGCGAATCAAAAAACAGACACGGCGACAATACCGACACCAGCTCGAAGGAGAGGCACAGTTTAATAAGGCAGCTGGAACGGTGCAGGTATGACGCAGCTGATTTGCGCGGTAGATATGTAGCCAGCGGTACTGCTGCTACACAGAACCTCTTCCCCCGAGCTATGGACGCGAGGAGCGCTGCTGTCCATTGATGTAATAGCATCACATCCCTCATGCGCTCAAAAGGCAAGGGAGGGGTACGCGGCCCATTGAAAACCCCTGCTACTGTTTGGGACGAGATTCCAGGTTTGAAGGTCTTAACGCGTTTTGTTCCCGCCGTTTTCGGTTACTATAAGTAGTTAAATGTAGGCCTATatagtgaaaaatgaaaatgactatC includes:
- the LOC118793315 gene encoding neuronal vesicle trafficking-associated protein 1-like isoform X2, whose protein sequence is MVKLGNNFCEKNNAKPVSEDGFDTIPLITPLDVNQLQFPPPDKVVVKTKTDYDGDHKKGPFRSPKIAEFTISVIEGVSERLKVTLLVICALAFLVCVVFLVVYKVYQYEQPCPEGFVYTNRCMPAGVYSYYPPQGPGGRGKLFTIINHYNLAKQTITRSVSPWMTIMAEEKVSQQETETSQKLA
- the LOC118793315 gene encoding neuronal vesicle trafficking-associated protein 1-like isoform X1; translated protein: MVKLGNNFCEKNNAKPVSEDGFDTIPLITPLDVNQLQFPPPDKVVVKTKTDYDGDHKKGPFRSPKIAEFTISVIEGVSERLKVTLLVICALAFLVCVVFLVVYKVYQYEQPCPEGFVYTQNRCMPAGVYSYYPPQGPGGRGKLFTIINHYNLAKQTITRSVSPWMTIMAEEKVSQQETETSQKLA